Proteins from a genomic interval of Streptococcus oralis:
- a CDS encoding DHH family phosphoesterase — translation MEICQQILEKIKEYDTIIIHRHMKPDPDAIGSQVGLKALLTHHFPEKTIKAVGFNEPTLSWMAEMDTVQDSDYHEALAIICDTANRPRIDDKRYEQAAFTIKIDHHPNDDIYGDLSWVDTSSSSASEMIALFAQENQLALSSEVARLLYAGIVGDTGRFLYPSTSARTFRIAGQLREVDFDFAGLSRQMDTMSFKIAKLQGYVYDHLEVDDNGAARVLLTQDILEKYKVTDAETAAIVGAPGRIDTVKAWAIFVEQVDGHFRVRMRSKITPINEIAKEHDGGGHPLASGANSYSLEENEIIYQKLKNLLKN, via the coding sequence ATGGAAATTTGCCAGCAAATATTAGAGAAAATCAAAGAATACGATACCATTATCATTCATCGTCATATGAAACCAGATCCTGATGCCATAGGGAGTCAGGTAGGCTTGAAAGCTCTTCTTACACACCATTTTCCAGAAAAGACCATCAAAGCAGTCGGTTTTAACGAACCAACTCTATCCTGGATGGCGGAAATGGATACTGTCCAAGACAGTGACTACCACGAAGCTCTTGCTATTATTTGTGATACAGCGAATCGTCCTCGTATCGATGATAAACGCTATGAACAAGCTGCTTTCACCATCAAAATCGATCACCATCCAAATGATGATATCTATGGTGACCTATCTTGGGTGGATACAAGTTCAAGCAGTGCTAGTGAAATGATTGCTCTATTTGCTCAAGAAAATCAGCTGGCTTTGTCTAGTGAAGTGGCACGACTTCTCTATGCAGGAATTGTCGGGGACACTGGGCGTTTTCTCTACCCTTCAACTAGTGCCCGTACCTTTAGAATAGCTGGCCAGCTCCGAGAAGTTGATTTTGACTTTGCTGGATTGTCTCGTCAAATGGATACCATGAGCTTCAAGATTGCAAAATTGCAAGGGTATGTTTATGATCACTTAGAAGTTGATGATAATGGGGCTGCACGCGTTCTGCTTACTCAAGACATCTTGGAAAAATATAAGGTTACGGATGCTGAAACGGCTGCGATTGTCGGGGCACCTGGTCGAATTGATACCGTTAAGGCTTGGGCCATCTTTGTTGAGCAAGTTGACGGTCACTTCCGTGTGCGTATGCGCAGTAAAATCACCCCTATCAATGAAATTGCCAAAGAACACGACGGAGGAGGACATCCATTAGCTAGTGGCGCCAATTCCTATAGTCTAGAAGAAAACGAAATCATCTATCAAAAGTTAAAAAACTTGCTTAAAAACTGA
- a CDS encoding flavodoxin — translation MALAKIVFASMTGNTEEIADIVADKLRDLGLDVDVDECTTVDASDFLEADIAIVATYTYGDGELPDEMMDFYEDLADINLNGKIYGVVGSGDTFYDEFCKAVDDFDRVFVATGAEKGSECVKVDLSAEEEDIERLEQFAEELAAKVG, via the coding sequence ATGGCATTAGCAAAAATTGTATTTGCCAGTATGACCGGTAATACCGAAGAAATTGCAGATATTGTAGCAGACAAATTACGTGACTTGGGCTTGGATGTCGATGTGGATGAATGTACAACTGTTGACGCTTCAGACTTCTTGGAGGCGGACATCGCAATCGTTGCGACCTATACTTATGGTGATGGAGAATTGCCTGATGAGATGATGGACTTCTACGAAGACCTAGCAGATATCAACTTGAATGGCAAAATCTACGGGGTTGTTGGATCAGGTGATACCTTCTACGACGAATTCTGTAAGGCTGTTGATGACTTTGATCGCGTATTTGTAGCGACAGGAGCAGAAAAAGGTTCAGAGTGCGTTAAAGTAGACCTTTCTGCCGAAGAAGAAGACATCGAACGCTTGGAACAATTCGCAGAAGAATTGGCTGCAAAAGTAGGATAA
- a CDS encoding DUF3042 family protein, whose amino-acid sequence MAKGFAKGLVTGVAGTVAAVAGAVYAIKKKVIEPEEQKAAFIEENRKKAARRRVSH is encoded by the coding sequence ATGGCTAAAGGATTCGCAAAAGGTCTTGTAACAGGTGTCGCGGGAACTGTCGCTGCCGTTGCAGGTGCAGTATACGCAATTAAAAAGAAAGTGATTGAGCCAGAAGAGCAAAAAGCAGCTTTCATCGAAGAAAACCGCAAAAAGGCAGCTCGCCGTCGCGTATCACATTAA
- the miaA gene encoding tRNA (adenosine(37)-N6)-dimethylallyltransferase MiaA — protein sequence MKTKIIVIVGPTAVGKTALAIEVAKRFGGEVVSGDSQQVYRGLDIGTAKASPEEQASVPHHLIDVREVTESYSAFDFVSEAKKAIEDIHNRGKLAIIAGGTGLYIQSLLEGYHLGGETPHEEILAYRASLEPYSDEELAHLVKQAGLEIPQFNRRRAMRALEIAHFGQDLENQETLYEPLIICLDDERSQLYERINNRVDLMFEAGLLDEAKWLFDHYPDAQAAKGIGYKELFPYFRGEQTLEEASESLKQVTRRFAKRQLTWFRNRMQVTFYQIGESGVKERILSQIEEFLND from the coding sequence ATGAAAACAAAAATAATTGTGATTGTTGGACCGACTGCTGTTGGGAAGACAGCCCTTGCTATTGAAGTAGCCAAGCGCTTTGGTGGAGAGGTGGTCAGCGGTGACAGTCAGCAAGTATACAGAGGGTTGGATATTGGGACGGCCAAGGCCAGCCCAGAGGAGCAAGCATCTGTTCCTCATCATTTGATTGATGTCAGAGAGGTGACCGAGTCTTACTCGGCTTTTGATTTTGTTTCAGAAGCTAAGAAGGCTATTGAGGATATTCATAACCGTGGTAAGCTTGCTATTATCGCGGGTGGTACAGGGCTTTATATCCAGAGCTTGCTGGAAGGATACCATCTAGGTGGAGAAACACCTCATGAGGAGATTTTAGCTTATCGGGCTAGCTTGGAGCCTTATTCAGATGAGGAATTAGCCCATCTCGTGAAGCAAGCAGGTCTTGAAATTCCCCAGTTTAACCGTCGTCGTGCCATGCGCGCCTTGGAGATTGCCCATTTTGGTCAGGATTTGGAAAATCAAGAGACTTTGTATGAACCTCTGATTATCTGCTTAGATGATGAGCGTAGTCAGCTTTATGAACGTATCAACAACCGAGTGGATCTGATGTTTGAGGCTGGGCTTTTGGATGAGGCCAAGTGGCTTTTTGACCATTACCCTGATGCGCAGGCAGCCAAAGGAATTGGCTACAAGGAACTATTTCCATATTTCCGTGGGGAGCAGACTTTAGAGGAAGCTAGTGAGAGTCTCAAACAGGTTACCCGTCGTTTTGCCAAGCGTCAGTTGACCTGGTTCCGTAATCGCATGCAGGTGACCTTTTATCAGATAGGAGAGTCTGGCGTGAAGGAGCGTATTCTAAGCCAGATTGAGGAGTTTTTAAATGATTGA
- the hflX gene encoding GTPase HflX: MIETEKKEERVLLIGVELQGMDNFDLSMEELASLAKTAGAVVVDSYRQKREKYDSKTFVGSGKLEEIALMVDAEEISTVIVNNRLTPRQNVNLEEVLGVKVIDRMQLILDIFAMRARSHEGKLQVHLAQLKYLLPRLVGQGIMLSRQAGGIGSRGPGESQLELNRRSVRNQITDIERQLKVVEKNRATVREKRLESSTFKIGLIGYTNAGKSTIMNTLTSKTQYEADELFATLDATTKSIHLGGNLQVTLTDTVGFIQDLPTELVSSFKSTLEESKHVDLLVHVIDASNPYHEEHEKTVLSIMKDLDMEDIPRLTLYNKADLVEDFTPTQTPYALISAKSEDSREQLQALFLEKIKDIFESFTLRVPFSKSYKIHDLESVAILEDRDYQDDGEAITGYISEKNKWRLAEFYD, translated from the coding sequence ATGATTGAAACGGAGAAAAAAGAAGAACGGGTCCTGCTAATTGGTGTTGAACTGCAGGGCATGGATAATTTTGACCTGTCCATGGAAGAGTTGGCCAGTCTGGCTAAGACAGCTGGGGCAGTCGTAGTCGATAGCTACAGACAAAAACGTGAAAAATATGATTCCAAGACCTTTGTTGGCTCTGGTAAGTTGGAAGAGATTGCACTGATGGTAGATGCGGAAGAAATTAGCACTGTCATCGTCAATAATCGTCTGACACCACGGCAAAATGTCAATCTAGAGGAAGTTCTGGGTGTCAAGGTGATTGACCGTATGCAGTTGATTCTGGATATCTTTGCTATGCGAGCTCGAAGCCATGAAGGAAAACTTCAAGTGCATTTGGCCCAGCTTAAGTACCTCTTACCTCGCTTGGTTGGTCAGGGAATTATGCTCAGCCGTCAGGCAGGGGGAATTGGTTCCCGTGGTCCAGGTGAGAGTCAGTTGGAACTGAACCGACGTAGTGTTCGCAATCAAATCACAGATATTGAGCGTCAGCTTAAGGTAGTTGAGAAGAATCGAGCGACAGTCAGAGAAAAACGCTTGGAGTCAAGTACCTTTAAGATTGGTTTGATTGGTTATACCAATGCTGGGAAGTCAACCATCATGAACACCTTGACCAGTAAGACCCAGTATGAAGCGGACGAACTCTTTGCGACTCTGGACGCGACGACTAAGAGTATCCATCTGGGAGGCAATCTTCAGGTTACCTTGACTGATACTGTTGGCTTTATCCAAGATTTGCCAACAGAATTGGTGTCCAGTTTTAAGTCAACCTTGGAAGAAAGTAAGCATGTAGACCTTCTGGTTCATGTCATTGATGCCAGCAATCCTTATCACGAGGAGCATGAAAAAACGGTTCTGTCTATCATGAAAGACTTGGATATGGAGGATATTCCTCGTCTGACCCTTTATAATAAAGCGGATTTGGTGGAGGATTTCACGCCTACTCAAACGCCGTATGCCCTCATTTCTGCCAAGTCTGAGGATAGTCGTGAGCAGTTGCAGGCTTTATTTTTAGAGAAAATCAAGGATATTTTTGAATCCTTTACTCTACGGGTGCCTTTTTCTAAGTCCTACAAGATTCATGATTTGGAAAGTGTAGCGATTCTTGAAGATCGTGACTACCAAGATGATGGAGAAGCGATTACAGGCTATATTTCGGAGAAAAACAAATGGAGGTTAGCGGAATTTTATGACTGA
- a CDS encoding cystathionine beta-lyase translates to MTDIKTLALKYGGYTSLDKVYLDQLLAGKTEQEQLALITPPPSVVNAYFAELYQKKSPEAATDYFAELSQELNLYNAEPSFTFENKPFIRLNLSGKSFGFCYESEGLGRIFSENEEEISNDLLFEIAQIFPHQLVFEESGKIYMKDAGDEEVVSVESLTALTDLESLADGCKRLKGYSQEDLLQEAVAFSGKRYFRSENRTAMLYID, encoded by the coding sequence ATGACTGATATTAAAACCTTGGCTCTAAAATATGGGGGCTATACAAGTCTGGATAAGGTCTATCTGGATCAACTTCTAGCTGGCAAAACAGAACAAGAGCAGTTGGCTCTCATTACCCCTCCGCCCAGTGTAGTGAATGCTTACTTTGCAGAACTCTACCAGAAAAAGAGTCCTGAAGCTGCGACGGATTATTTTGCAGAACTAAGCCAGGAATTGAACCTCTACAATGCTGAGCCAAGTTTCACCTTTGAAAATAAGCCTTTCATTCGTCTTAATTTATCTGGCAAATCTTTTGGATTTTGCTACGAGAGTGAAGGACTGGGAAGGATTTTCTCTGAAAATGAAGAGGAAATCTCGAATGACTTGCTTTTTGAGATTGCGCAAATTTTCCCCCATCAACTCGTCTTTGAAGAGTCTGGAAAGATTTACATGAAGGATGCCGGAGACGAAGAAGTTGTTAGTGTGGAGAGTCTCACAGCTTTGACAGATTTGGAAAGCTTGGCTGATGGTTGCAAACGTCTCAAAGGTTATAGCCAAGAGGATTTATTACAAGAAGCTGTTGCTTTTTCTGGCAAGCGCTATTTCCGATCGGAAAACCGCACAGCCATGTTATATATTGATTAA
- the rnz gene encoding ribonuclease Z, whose translation MDIQFLGTGAGQPSKARNVSSLALKLLDEINEVWLFDCGEGTQNRILETTIRPRKVSKIFITHLHGDHIFGLPGFLSSRAFQANEEQTDLDIYGPQGIKSFVLTSLRVSGSRLPYRIHFHEFGQDSLGKILETDKFTVYAEELDHTIFCVGYRVMQKDLEGTLDAEKLKAAGVPFGPLFGKIKNGQDVVLDDGTEIKAADYISAPRPGKIITILGDTRKTNASVRLAVNADVLVHESTYGKGDEKIARNHGHSTNMQAAQVAAEASAKRLLLNHISARFLSKDISQLKKDAASIFENVHVVKDLEEVEI comes from the coding sequence ATGGATATTCAATTTTTAGGAACGGGGGCTGGTCAGCCCTCTAAAGCCCGCAACGTCTCAAGTCTCGCCCTGAAACTCTTGGATGAGATTAACGAAGTTTGGCTCTTTGACTGTGGAGAAGGAACGCAAAATCGCATTCTGGAAACCACGATTCGACCACGTAAGGTCAGCAAAATCTTTATCACTCACCTGCATGGAGACCATATCTTTGGCTTGCCAGGATTCCTTTCTAGTCGTGCCTTTCAGGCCAATGAAGAGCAGACAGATTTGGACATCTATGGACCGCAAGGGATCAAGTCCTTTGTCTTAACTAGTCTTCGTGTGTCAGGTTCTCGTCTGCCTTACCGCATTCATTTTCATGAGTTTGGCCAAGATTCTCTAGGGAAAATCCTTGAGACCGATAAATTCACTGTGTATGCAGAGGAGCTGGACCACACTATTTTCTGTGTTGGCTATCGTGTCATGCAAAAGGACTTGGAAGGAACCTTGGATGCTGAGAAGCTCAAGGCTGCTGGTGTCCCATTTGGTCCGCTTTTTGGAAAAATCAAAAACGGCCAGGATGTTGTTTTGGATGATGGGACTGAAATCAAGGCGGCAGACTATATCTCAGCTCCCCGTCCTGGTAAGATTATCACTATTCTAGGAGACACCCGAAAAACCAATGCTAGTGTGCGTTTAGCTGTCAATGCCGATGTCCTTGTCCATGAGTCGACTTATGGCAAGGGAGATGAAAAAATTGCTCGCAATCACGGTCACTCAACCAATATGCAGGCAGCACAAGTAGCAGCAGAAGCCAGTGCTAAGCGCCTCTTGCTCAATCATATCAGTGCTCGTTTCCTTTCAAAAGATATCAGCCAGCTTAAGAAAGATGCAGCTAGTATTTTTGAGAATGTCCATGTGGTTAAAGACTTGGAAGAAGTGGAAATCTAG
- a CDS encoding SDR family NAD(P)-dependent oxidoreductase yields MRTILITGASGGLAQEMVKLLPDDQLILLGRNKEKLAQLYGNHPNVEWIEIDITDDSALETLVADLYLRYGKIDVLINNAGYGIFEDFDQISDKDIHQMFEVNTFALMNLSRRIGCRMKESRKGHIINIVSMAGLIATSKSSLYSATKFAAIGFSNALRLELMPYRVYVTTVNPGPIRTAFFDQADPDGSYLKSVDRFLLEPDTVAKKIVKTIGRNKRELNLPVLLNLAHKFYTLFPKLADKLAREIFNYK; encoded by the coding sequence ATGCGTACTATTCTCATTACCGGAGCTAGCGGTGGCTTAGCCCAAGAAATGGTCAAACTCTTGCCAGATGACCAATTGATCTTGCTAGGTAGAAACAAGGAAAAACTGGCACAACTCTACGGAAATCATCCTAATGTGGAATGGATTGAAATCGACATTACTGATGACTCAGCCCTAGAAACTCTGGTCGCTGACCTCTATCTCCGTTATGGCAAGATTGATGTCTTGATTAACAATGCTGGATATGGAATTTTTGAAGATTTCGACCAGATTTCTGACAAAGACATTCATCAGATGTTTGAGGTTAATACCTTTGCCCTGATGAACCTTTCTCGTCGCATTGGGTGTCGAATGAAGGAAAGTCGAAAAGGCCATATCATCAATATCGTTAGCATGGCAGGGTTGATAGCGACTAGCAAGTCCAGTCTCTACTCAGCGACCAAGTTTGCGGCTATTGGTTTTTCAAATGCTCTTCGCCTTGAACTTATGCCCTATAGAGTCTATGTGACAACGGTCAATCCAGGACCTATTCGTACTGCCTTTTTTGACCAGGCAGACCCAGATGGTAGCTACCTCAAGTCGGTTGACCGTTTCCTGCTGGAGCCAGATACGGTTGCGAAAAAAATCGTTAAGACCATAGGAAGAAATAAACGAGAGCTTAATCTCCCAGTCTTACTCAATCTAGCCCATAAGTTTTATACCCTCTTTCCCAAGCTAGCAGATAAGTTGGCAAGAGAAATCTTTAATTATAAGTGA